In the genome of Deltaproteobacteria bacterium, one region contains:
- a CDS encoding branched-chain amino acid transaminase, translated as MEKEKKIWFDGKFVPWEKAQVHVLTHTLHYGLGVFEGIRGYLCSDGRSAIFRLPEHVQRLFDSAHAMEMKIPFTQQEIRTACCQTLKVNGMKEGYIRPLVFIGDGAMGVHPKDNPIRVSIIAWKWGAYLGDEGLKKGIRVKVSSYTRHHVNVMMTKTKTCGNYVNSILAKREVTRDGYDEAVMLDTAGYVSEASGENIFMVKKGRIKTPPLTSILPGITRDSVLTIANDLGVEVVEQRFTRDELYLADEAFFSGTAAEITPIREVDNRQVGEGRPGPITKKIQSIFFKAVKGEEDRYRSWLTYL; from the coding sequence ATGGAAAAAGAAAAAAAGATCTGGTTTGATGGAAAATTCGTTCCCTGGGAGAAGGCCCAGGTCCATGTCCTGACCCATACCCTTCATTACGGCCTGGGGGTCTTTGAAGGGATCCGGGGTTACCTCTGTTCGGACGGCAGATCGGCTATTTTCAGACTTCCGGAGCATGTGCAGAGACTTTTCGACTCGGCCCATGCCATGGAGATGAAGATCCCCTTTACCCAACAAGAGATCCGGACGGCCTGCTGCCAGACCCTGAAGGTCAACGGCATGAAGGAAGGCTATATCCGGCCCCTGGTTTTTATCGGGGACGGGGCCATGGGGGTCCATCCCAAGGATAACCCGATCCGGGTTTCGATCATAGCCTGGAAATGGGGGGCCTATCTGGGGGACGAGGGGCTCAAAAAAGGGATCAGGGTCAAGGTTTCCTCCTATACCCGGCACCATGTCAATGTGATGATGACCAAGACCAAGACCTGTGGAAATTATGTCAATTCCATCCTGGCCAAAAGAGAGGTCACCCGGGACGGATATGACGAAGCGGTCATGCTGGATACGGCCGGCTATGTCTCTGAAGCCAGTGGAGAAAATATCTTCATGGTCAAAAAAGGGCGGATCAAAACCCCGCCCCTCACTTCGATCCTGCCCGGTATTACCAGGGATTCGGTCCTGACCATCGCCAATGATTTGGGGGTGGAAGTGGTGGAACAGCGTTTTACCCGGGATGAGCTCTATCTGGCTGATGAAGCGTTCTTTTCCGGCACGGCGGCTGAAATCACCCCCATCCGGGAAGTGGACAACCGCCAGGTCGGTGAGGGCCGCCCTGGCCCTATCACCAAGAAAATACAAAGCATTTTCTTTAAGGCCGTCAAAGGGGAAGAAGACCGTTACCGATCCTGGTTGACCTACCTATAA